One genomic segment of Panicum virgatum strain AP13 chromosome 2N, P.virgatum_v5, whole genome shotgun sequence includes these proteins:
- the LOC120658070 gene encoding nuclear pore complex protein NUP54-like, with protein sequence MFGTPSSSPLFGAPSFGTPSTTPSFGTPSSTPAFGATPSTPAFGTPSSTPAFGTPSSTPAFGTPSSTPAFGAPSSTPAFGAASSAPAFGGLSAFGTPSSTSAFGAPSSTPAFGASPSLSPFGFQQQATPSPSPFGLLGGGGGQITTQMAPVAPLPLSPSDRDIQAIVDAYKEDPGNPRYAFRHLLFSVTEPSQRVKPVAASDIMWAEAMGKLECMDTADRERLWPQLVQGFKDLSHRLKLQDEVIVSDTDRLSMTNSNVKKLQRHFQAHTCPWIQRLKQQELVIQRRLLRFVRIVETLENRGYRSPLTKEEADLRERLVAILKQLKGPGADLSKRVNTLLSTSNLLARTGGPVYIPNSAKVDERSVTDLLETLQQQTEAIAKLGNVLKRDIRDLEIIQSNDTDMAEDSVGRRALKI encoded by the exons atgttcgggaccccttcctcctctcccctcttcGGGGCCCCATCCTTCGGGACCCCCTCCACCACCCCGTCCTTCGGCACGCCTTCCTCCACCCCCGCATTCGGCGCGACGCCGTCCACCCCGGCCTTCGGCACCCCGTCATCGACgcccgccttcgggaccccgtCTTCGACCCCGGCGTTCGGGACCCCATCGTCGACCCCGGCGTTCGGGGCGCCATCGTCGACTCCCGCGTTCGGGGCCGCGTCCTCGGCCCCAGCGTTCGGCGGGCTGTCGGCTTTCGGGACGCCCTCGTCGACCTCGGCGTTCGGCGCgccctcctcgacgccggcaTTCGGCGCGAGTCCTTCGCTCTCGCCCTTCGGGTTCCAGCAGCAGGCGACGCCGTCCCCGTCGCCGTTCGGTTTGctcgggggagggggcgggcaAATCACCACCCAGATGGCCCCCGTCGCTCCCCTGCCGCTCTCCCCCTCTGACCGCGACATCCAG GCTATCGTGGATGCGTACAAGGAGGACCCCGGGAACCCCCGGTATGCTTTCAGG CATCTGTTGTTCAGCGTGACAGAGCCTTCGCAAAGGGTGAAGCCAGTTGCAGCATCAGAT ATTATGTGGGCGGAAGCAATGGGGAAGCTTGAATGCATGGACACTGCAGATAGGGAGAGGCTGTGGCCTCAGCTTGTGCAGGGGTTTAAAGACCTTTCCCACCGGCTTAAG CTTCAAGATGAAGTCATAGTTTCGGATACTGACAGATTGAGCATGACTAACTCTAATGTTAAAAAG CTGCAAAGGCATTTCCAAGCTCACACATGTCCATGGATCCAGCGATTGAAGCAGCAAGAGCTGGTTATTCAGAGACGTCTTTTAAGG TTTGTTAGAATAGTGGAGACATTGGAGAATAGGGGTTACCGCAGTCCTTTAACGAAGGAGGAAGCTGACTTACGTGAAAGATTGGTTGCCATATTAAAGCAG CTAAAAGGACCTGGTGCTGATCTGTCTAAGAGAGTTAATACACTTCTTTCAACATCAAATCTTCTGGCTAGAACTGGTGGCCCTGTATATATTCCTAATTCGGCCAAAGTTGATGAACGTAGTGTTACAGATCTTCTTGAG ACCTTACAGCAGCAAACAGAGGCAATTGCCAAGTTAGGTAATGTGTTGAAGAGGGATATCAGGGACCTGGAGATCATCCAGTCAAATGACACAGATATGGCTGAAGACAGCGTTGGGAGAAGGGCATTGAAGATATAA